A region of Bombilactobacillus folatiphilus DNA encodes the following proteins:
- a CDS encoding phosphatidate cytidylyltransferase has product MKTRIITAIVALIIFVPILIAGGFWIDLAASILAVIGLSEIYIMRKRIIVSPDFLIGAIGVLLLSLPEKALTWLPKAFSRLDLAYVFVVLLLILTVITKNNYSFEDAGTTILSMFYIGNGFHYLAAIRNADTGGLSLLLFGMIIVWITDSGAYFVGRIFGRHKLYPAISPNKTWEGSIGGVFFAVIFALVYMIVFQQWQYVPNIPHNVFLLILITIFLSAAGQVGDLVESAYKRFYGVKDSGHILPGHGGILDRFDSMLFVLPLIHSLGFM; this is encoded by the coding sequence TTGAAAACTAGAATTATTACGGCAATAGTGGCTTTAATTATTTTCGTCCCCATTTTGATTGCAGGGGGATTTTGGATTGATCTGGCAGCATCTATTTTGGCGGTGATCGGTTTATCAGAAATTTATATTATGCGTAAACGGATCATTGTGTCACCCGATTTTTTAATTGGAGCAATTGGTGTCTTACTATTATCATTACCAGAAAAGGCATTGACTTGGCTTCCTAAGGCGTTTTCAAGGTTGGATTTGGCGTACGTATTTGTAGTTTTATTATTAATTTTGACAGTTATCACAAAGAATAATTATAGTTTTGAAGATGCGGGCACGACGATTTTATCCATGTTTTATATCGGTAATGGTTTTCATTATCTAGCAGCAATTAGAAATGCAGATACAGGTGGTTTGTCGTTACTGTTGTTTGGAATGATTATTGTGTGGATTACCGATAGTGGTGCATATTTTGTTGGCCGTATTTTTGGTAGGCACAAGTTGTATCCCGCTATTAGTCCGAACAAGACTTGGGAAGGTTCCATTGGCGGGGTCTTTTTTGCGGTAATTTTTGCATTAGTTTATATGATTGTTTTTCAACAATGGCAATATGTGCCTAATATTCCGCATAATGTTTTTTTGTTGATTTTGATTACGATTTTCTTATCGGCGGCAGGTCAAGTTGGAGATTTAGTTGAGTCAGCTTATAAACGATTTTATGGCGTTAAAGATTCTGGACACATTTTGCCAGGTCATGGTGGAATTTTAGATCGTTTTGATAGTATGTTGTTTGTTTTACCGTTAATTCATTCATTAGGTTTTATGTAA
- a CDS encoding isoprenyl transferase, producing MVKQIIPQHVAIIMDGNGRWAKNQGLPRIAGHRAGMNNLKTVAMAASKLGISALTVYAFSTENWKRPSVEVQFLMNLPVDFFNKFMPDLMANQVRILITGFHQDLPAKTQAVCQKAIEKTANNQGMILNFAFNYGSRSDILNAVKLIGQRSQRQPEILEQLDEQSFSQYLLTAQLGKLQDPDLLIRTSGEKRLSNFYLWESAYSEMVFADEYWPDYNEQSLARDVASYGQRERRYGGLKSES from the coding sequence ATGGTCAAGCAAATAATTCCTCAGCATGTGGCAATTATTATGGATGGTAATGGTCGTTGGGCTAAAAATCAGGGATTACCGCGGATTGCCGGACATCGTGCAGGAATGAATAATTTGAAAACAGTGGCAATGGCTGCTAGTAAATTGGGGATTTCAGCTTTAACGGTATACGCTTTTTCGACAGAAAATTGGAAAAGGCCTTCTGTAGAAGTTCAATTTTTGATGAATTTACCAGTTGATTTTTTTAATAAATTTATGCCGGATTTGATGGCAAATCAAGTGCGGATATTAATCACTGGGTTTCATCAAGATTTACCAGCCAAAACGCAGGCTGTATGTCAAAAGGCGATTGAAAAAACAGCGAACAATCAAGGGATGATTTTGAATTTTGCTTTTAATTATGGATCGAGAAGTGATATTCTTAATGCAGTTAAATTGATTGGACAGCGTAGTCAAAGGCAGCCTGAAATTTTAGAACAACTGGATGAACAAAGTTTTAGTCAGTATTTATTAACTGCACAGTTAGGTAAATTACAGGATCCTGATTTATTAATTCGAACAAGTGGTGAAAAACGGCTATCGAATTTTTATTTATGGGAATCGGCATATTCGGAAATGGTCTTTGCTGATGAATATTGGCCCGACTACAATGAGCAAAGTTTAGCCCGTGATGTGGCTAGTTATGGACAACGTGAGCGCCGTTATGGTGGCTTAAAATCAGAAAGTTAG
- the frr gene encoding ribosome recycling factor produces MQKSCTALERELGQIRAGRANASILNGINVEYYGSEVPINQVASISIPEARVILVTPFDKSALKDIEKALMASDIGINPANDGSVIRLVIPQLTGERRQELVKEVGKISEGAKVAVRNIRRESMDDVKKQQKNHEITDDELHDLEKQIQTVTDQSIKEIERITDDKSKELVAV; encoded by the coding sequence ATGCAAAAAAGTTGTACAGCATTGGAGCGTGAATTGGGACAAATTCGTGCAGGTCGTGCCAACGCTAGTATTTTAAATGGAATTAACGTAGAGTATTACGGATCAGAAGTTCCAATTAATCAAGTTGCTTCGATTAGTATTCCGGAAGCACGGGTTATTTTGGTAACACCATTTGATAAGTCAGCATTAAAAGATATTGAAAAAGCGCTGATGGCGTCAGACATTGGGATCAATCCTGCTAACGATGGTAGTGTTATTCGATTAGTAATTCCGCAATTGACTGGTGAACGTCGTCAAGAATTGGTGAAAGAAGTAGGCAAAATTTCTGAAGGTGCTAAAGTAGCAGTCAGAAATATTCGCCGAGAATCAATGGATGATGTTAAAAAGCAGCAAAAGAATCATGAAATTACTGATGACGAATTGCATGATTTAGAAAAGCAAATTCAAACGGTAACTGATCAAAGTATTAAAGAGATTGAACGAATCACTGATGATAAATCTAAGGAACTCGTTGCTGTTTAA
- the pyrH gene encoding UMP kinase codes for MSVKYKRIVLKLSGEALAGEHGFGINPPVIANIANQIKKVQQLGVQIAIVCGGGNIWRGETGAELGMERAQADYMGMLATVMNGLALQDGLEKVGVSTRVQTSIEMRQIAEPYIRRKAIRHLEKGRVVIFSGGTGSPYFSTDTTSVLRAAEIGADVILMAKNGVDGVYSSDPQKDPAAVKYQELTQLEVINKKLGVMDSTASSLSMDNDIPLVVFNLNEADNILRVVQGESIGTTIQGGK; via the coding sequence ATGTCAGTCAAATATAAACGTATAGTTTTAAAGTTAAGTGGCGAAGCACTTGCAGGAGAACATGGTTTTGGAATTAATCCTCCTGTCATTGCAAATATTGCTAATCAAATTAAAAAAGTTCAGCAATTAGGTGTTCAAATTGCGATTGTCTGTGGCGGTGGTAATATTTGGCGCGGTGAGACTGGTGCCGAATTAGGGATGGAACGTGCACAAGCTGATTATATGGGCATGTTAGCAACGGTGATGAACGGTTTGGCTTTACAAGATGGTCTAGAGAAAGTTGGCGTCTCTACTAGAGTTCAGACTTCAATTGAAATGCGCCAAATTGCGGAACCGTATATCCGTCGAAAAGCAATTCGGCATCTTGAAAAAGGACGAGTAGTTATTTTTTCAGGTGGAACTGGTAGTCCTTATTTTTCTACGGATACTACGTCGGTATTACGTGCAGCAGAAATTGGTGCAGATGTTATTTTAATGGCAAAAAATGGTGTCGACGGCGTTTATTCGTCAGATCCACAAAAAGATCCGGCAGCTGTTAAATATCAGGAATTGACTCAGTTGGAAGTAATTAATAAAAAATTAGGTGTCATGGATTCGACAGCCAGTTCTTTATCAATGGATAATGATATTCCGTTAGTGGTATTTAATTTAAATGAAGCTGATAATATTCTTCGGGTAGTACAAGGCGAAAGTATAGGAACAACGATTCAAGGAGGCAAATAA
- the tsf gene encoding translation elongation factor Ts, with translation MTKITAAQVKELRDKTSVGMMDAKKALVAADGDMQKAIDELREKGVAKAAKKSNRIAAEGLAAIEIAGDTAALIEVNSETDFVASNDKFKTLVAEIAKAIATNKPQDIDAAMTLTVDAGDTVQASITNLTAVIGEKITLRRFSVVEKAADEHFGSYLHNGGQVAALTVVAGSDDQTAHDVAMHVAAINPEYLDRDQVPADVIEHERQVFTEETVNEGKPEKIVPKIVEGRVNKYLSEISLADQDFVKDPDQTVAQFVNAQNGKLVSFVRYEVGEGIEKQENNFVDEVMGQIK, from the coding sequence ATGACAAAAATTACAGCTGCTCAAGTCAAAGAATTACGTGATAAAACTAGCGTTGGAATGATGGATGCTAAGAAAGCATTAGTTGCTGCTGACGGTGATATGCAAAAAGCAATTGATGAATTACGTGAAAAGGGTGTTGCTAAGGCTGCCAAGAAGAGTAATCGGATTGCCGCTGAAGGTTTAGCTGCAATTGAGATTGCTGGTGATACAGCAGCTTTGATTGAAGTGAATTCTGAAACGGATTTTGTTGCTTCAAATGATAAATTTAAAACGTTGGTAGCTGAGATTGCCAAGGCAATCGCTACGAATAAGCCTCAGGATATTGATGCTGCGATGACATTGACAGTTGACGCTGGTGATACTGTTCAAGCATCTATTACTAATTTAACAGCTGTAATTGGTGAAAAAATAACTCTTCGTCGTTTCAGTGTTGTTGAAAAAGCAGCAGATGAGCACTTTGGTTCATATTTGCATAATGGCGGTCAAGTTGCTGCTTTAACAGTTGTTGCTGGAAGCGATGATCAAACAGCTCATGATGTAGCTATGCATGTTGCGGCGATTAATCCGGAATATTTAGATCGTGATCAAGTTCCTGCTGATGTTATTGAACATGAACGTCAGGTTTTCACTGAAGAAACTGTTAATGAAGGTAAGCCTGAAAAGATTGTGCCGAAGATTGTTGAAGGTCGGGTAAATAAGTATTTATCAGAAATTAGTCTGGCTGATCAAGATTTTGTTAAAGATCCTGATCAAACAGTTGCTCAATTTGTCAACGCTCAAAATGGTAAGTTGGTTTCATTTGTTCGTTACGAAGTTGGCGAAGGAATTGAAAAACAAGAAAATAATTTTGTTGATGAAGTTATGGGGCAAATCAAATAA